TGCTCACCGACGTGAACTGAATACGCACCGGCGTCGGACTGTCTGAGGCCGTCGCGGTCTATCCGACCCAGTTCGGTCGCCGAGAGTTCGATCTCGACCGTGGCCGCCTCACCGCCGTCGAGCGAGACGCGCTCGAAACCGCGCAGTTCGCGGACCGGTGTGATACGAGAGCTCGCGTGGTCGGTGACGTACGCCTGTACAACGTCGGTTCCCGGTCGATCGCTGACGTTTGCAACGGGCACTCGAACCGTCGTCGTCTCGTGTGGCCCGATGGTCGGTTTCGTCAGCGTCACGTCACCGTACTCGAAGTCGGCGTAACTGATTCCGTGACCGAACTCGAACAGCGGGTCGTACGAGGAGAGATGTTCGTCCTGACCGATTGGGGTCGGATGTGGGAAGTGGTTGAACCGCGTCTGGAGGTGCCCCTCGGACTTCGGAACGGAGATCGGGAGCCGACCGCCGGGATCGTTCGCTCCGAAGAGCGTCTCGGCGACGGCCCGTCCGCCCATCGTCCCGGGGTAGTAGGCCATGAGGATCGCGGGGACGTGCTCGACCATCCAGTCGACGACGAGCGGTCGACCCGTGACCAGTACGCCGACGACGGGCGTTCCCGTCTCGTGAATCGCCTCGACGAGATCTCGCTGGGCGTCGGGGAGGTGAAGCGTCTGTCTGTTCGGGAACTCGTCGGGTTCGGTGCCGGTGTCGACGCTCGGACCGAACTCGTGGAGGTACCACGGTTCACCGACGGCGACGACGGCCACGTCCGCGTCTGCAGCTGCTTCGGCGGCCGCGTCCACGTCGAGCGTGTCGTTCATCGTTGCCCCCTGTTCGTAGACGACGGTCCCGGACGACAGCGTCTCGATGCCGTCACGTATCGTCACGACGTCGGTCCCCTCGGGGTCTGGAACGCTCCAGCCACCGAGCTGGTGGACCACGTCGTCGGCGTTCGGACCAGCGACGAGTACGTCCGCATCGTCGTCGAGGGGCAGGACGGCGTCGTTTTGCAGCAGCGTCATCGAATCGCGCGCCACGTCGAGAGAGGCCTGGCGGTGAGCGTCGGCACCGACGACCTCACGCGCCTCGTCCGGGTCGACGAAGGGATCCTCGAAGAGACCCAGTCGGAACTTCTGTTCGAGGAGCCGCTCGACGCTCTCGTCGACGACGGCCTCGGCTACGTGCCCGTCCTCCACCAGGGAGACGAGGTGTTCGGCGTGGGCGACACTGTCGACGGATGCGATGTCCAGTCCCGCTTCGCGGGTCTGGCGGACTGACTCGCGGTGGTCCGAAGTGATCTTGTGGTCCTCGTCGAGCATCGTCACGCCGCCCCAGTCGGAGACCACCGTTCCCTCAAAGCCCAGTTTTCCGCGGAGCAAATCCGTCAGGTACCGTCGTGATCCGTGCGCAGGCTCGCCGTCGATACCGTTGTACGAGGGCATCACGGATTCGACATCTTCGTCCAGCGCGTCGAGGAACGAGGGCAAGAAGACGTTTCGAAGCAGATACTCGGACACTTCGACCGGAGCAGCGTCTTCGCCGCGGGCGGGTTCGCTGTAGGCGGGGAAGTGTTTCGCCGTCGCGATGACCGACGACGGGTCTTCGATGCCGTCGCCCTGATAGCCACGGACCTTCGCGGCCGCCAGCTTCCCACACAGATACGGGCTCTCGCCGAACGTCTCGAACGTGCGGCCCCAGCGGGGATCACGGGCTACGTCACAGGTCGGAGAGTAGTTCTGGTGTGCGCCACTTCGCCGCACCTCTGTCGCCGTGATACTGGCTCCTCGTTCGACGGCCGCCGTGTCCCACGTGGCAGCGGCACCGAGCCCGTTGGGGAACGCCGTCCCCTCGGCGACGTAGGCGTGGCCGTGGACGGCGTCGACGTTGAACAGCAGTGGGATCCCGAGGCGCGTCTCGGAGAGCGCAACGTCTTGCAACCGGTTGACGTTCTCGACGATGTCGTCCAGACGCATATCGACGGCTCCACCCCAGCCAAACGACGCGACGGCACCGATACCGTGCTCCGTGATTTCCTCGGCCACGTCGTCGACGTCTTTGAACTCGTCAAGGTGGCCTGCCCACGTCCCGACCAGTTGGCCGACCTTCTCTTCGAGAGTCATGCGGTCCAAGAGGTCAGCGACACGTCTCGCGGTCGGGACGGTCGCATCCCTAAACAGGGGTTGCTTGTCACTTGACTGCATCACCCGAAGGATTTCATTAGGAGGATTTATATTTTTGGATGTTTGTGGAACCTGACGGCCGACAGCTCGGGAGTCCTCACGGAGAAGGCGCTATCTGTCGTCGTCCCGACTGCTGGCGAGCCTGGGCATTCGATCCTAAAACGGGTAGAGAACTCGATTGCCCGAGAACTGGCAGGCCAGTAGCTATCGAGAAACGCACGCTCCAGATATACCCAATGATCTTCCAAAATACTTATTGTGGGTGGGCAAACTCATCAGGGTGTACGCAATGTCCAACGCTACTGACGACTATAGCGACTTGATTAGCCGACGGCAGTTCGTCGAACTGACGGGAGTCTCCGGCGTCGCAGCCCTCGCCGGCTGTGGCGCGAATAGCAGTGATTCGGCCACCGAAAGCGGCGACAGCTCGACCACCGACGGCGACGACGACTCGCCCACCGACAGCACCGGCGGAACGAACGTGACCGACGCCACACTGACCGGCGCGACGAACAACGGCGTGCCGTCGAATCTGCACCTGAACCCGATGGCGACCCAGAATTACGACTGGACGGCCGGCAACCACCTCTTCGAGCGCTTTGCCGCCTACAATTTCACCACACAGGAGTTCGAGATGGCGGGGCTGGAGAGTTGGTCGTTCGAGGGCGAGACGGTCACTCTCACGCTGCGTGAGGGACTCACGTGGGACACCGGCGAGCCCGTCACCGCCGGTGACGTGATCACACAGTTCCGCTTGATGAAGAAGACCGAGGAGACACTGTGGGACTTCGCCGAGAGCGTCGAAGAAGGCGAGGACGACAAGACAGTCGTCATCACGCTCCAGGAGCCGTCGAATCCGGAAATCATCAAACACACGCTGGCGAACGGCGACCTCCGTATTCACGGGTACCAGCCAGTCTTCGACGAGTTCCTCGATCAGGACGCAGCGGCTATCCAGCAGTTCGAGTGGGAGGAAGACATCCACGGAAACGGTCCGTTCAGTCTGGAGTCGAAGAACGATCAGGCCTGGACGCTCTCGCGTAACGATAGTTTCCACGCCGCCGAGAACATCAACTTCAGCACGTACGAGCTCCTGAGCCGGCAAGACAACACCGCCCTCCAGCAGGGACTCATGGGCGGCGAGCTCGACGTGGTCACGAGCCTGTTCGCGCCGCCAACGATCGTCGCGAACTTCCCGGATCACGTCGAAGAGGTCACACTCCCGGCGAAGTGGGGATACGGGATCGTCTTCAACCACGACGATCCGGACTTCGGCAAGCGACCGGTTCGACAGGCAGTGGCCCACATCATCAACCGCCAGCAGATCGCCGACAACGCGGGTCCGCGCACCAAGAACCCCGCACCGAAGGTCACCGGTATCGCACCGAGCGACCAGGAGTCGTGGCTCGGTGACGCTTACGACAGCTTCGAGAGCTACGGGATGGATGCCACGCAGTCCGAGGCGGCCGCCACGCTGCTCCGGGATGCCGGCTACTCGAAGTCAGACGGGACCTGGCGCGACGAGGACGGCAACACCCTCGGTGGAAGCTACGTGACGCCGGCCGGGTGGACCGACTGGACGACTGCGACCAACACCGTCGTCGACCAACTGAACTCCTTTGGCTTCGACTTCGAAGTCAACTCGCTGCCCAACAGCGACTACTTCAGCACGTACATCAACTCCGACTTCACGATGGGCGCACTCTACTGGATGCCCGGCGGTGCTCGGTCCGCGTTCCCGTACTTCCCGCTGCGTTGGCAGCTGAACATCCCCGACATCGACGGTGGGCACAACTTCGCCGACGGCGAACACACCGTTCCCGCGATGGACGGCTCCGGCGAGATGACGTTGAACCCGCTCGAAGAGATCAGCAGTGTCGCGACGATGCAAGATCAAGCACAGGTCGACGAAGCGATCAAGCGTGTCGCGTGGCACCACAACCAGAATCTCCCAGTGCTTGGCCTCGTCGAGAAGTTGGATCAGTCGTGGCTCACCGACGCCGAGTGGAACGTGGTGTCGAGGAGCGACGATGCCCGCGGCGTCAAGTGGCCGTCACACTGGCTCCCCAAGCAGGGCAAGCTGAGTGCGACAGAGCAGTAATACTACCGAAGGAACGCAATGGTCAACTACTACGTGCGCCGAACGGCCAGAGTGTTCGTCACCGTCTTCATGGTGGCATCACTGACGTTCGGCCTGATCCGGTTACTCCCGGGCGGTCCGTTCACGCTGCTGCGCGCGCAGTTACTCAGACAGGGCGTGCCCGCCGACGAGGTCGACAGCAGGATCGCGAATCTCCAGAACATCCGCCCCGACGCACCCCTCTGGCAGCAGTACATCGACTACATGCTCGCGCTCGTTCAGGGGAACCTCGGAGAGTCGATCTCGCTCAACGAGCCGGTCGTGTCAGTCCTCGCCAGTTCGGCCCCGTGGACCGTCTTCGTCGTGCTCGTTTCGACGATCCTCGTGTTCGCCGTCGGCATCTTCCTCGGTGCGCTGCAGGCCTACTGGGAAGGCTCTCGGTTCGATCAGCTGTTTTCGGGCGTCTCGATCACGCTGATGTCGATCCCGTTCTACGTCGTCGCCGTCATGGCGCTGTACGTCTTCTCGTACCAGCTCGGCTGGCTTCCCACGGCGGGCACGGTCGGAAACGGGGTCGAACGACAACTCAGCGTCCCGTTCGTCGTCAGCGCGCTGGAACACAGCGTGCTGCCGATCTTCTCGTACACGCTGGGGGCCATCGGCGGCCAGGCCCTCGCAATGCGCGGGAACAGCATCCAGGTGCTGGGCAACGACTACGTACAGGTGGCTCGCCTGCGCGGTCTGTCGGATCGCCGTATCGCGACCCGATACGTCGCGCGAAACGCCATCCTGCCGATGTACACGGGCTTTCTGCTCTTGTTGGGCTTTCGCCTCGGCGGGACCGTCATCTTGGAGCAGATATTCTCCTACACCGGGCTGGGGTACTACCTGATTTCCGCGCTGAACGCCAACGATTACCCGCTGATGATGGGGACGTTCCTCGTCATCACGGTGGCGCTCATCCTCGGCGTGTACGTCGCGGACCTGACCTACAGCAAGATCGATCCACGGATTAGCGCAGGTGATTCAGATGAAGCATACTGAGACGGACAGCACCGACTGGCGAAGCGAGAGTGCATCAGCGTCCGACGTGACGACGAGCGAACGCGCCCGTGAGGTGTACGAAGAACGGATCCGAACCCCGCTCCTCGTCGCGTGGGCCGACTGGCGAACGCGAATCGGCAGCATCATCATCGGAGTGTATCTCCTGATGACCGGCGTCGCAGTGCTGGGTCTGTGGCGAGAGCCGGCAACGAGCCAAGCACCGCGCTATCTCATGCTGTTCGAGAACCTGAACTATCCGCTCGGGACGACCGCGTCCGGGACGGACCTGGCCGCACTCATCATTCACTCGACGCCGGACATCCTGCTGATGATCACCGCCGGTGCGGTGTGGGCGACGGTCGTCGCCGTCGCCATCGGCACCGTCGCCGGCTACAAGGGCGGTCGTGTCGACCGGCTGCTCATGTCGTTCTCGGACCTCGTGATGGCGATTCCGGGCCTGCCACTCGTGATCATTCTCGCGGTGACGCTCAATCCCGAGAACCCCATCCTGCTGGGCGTCATCATCAACATCAGCTACTGGGCCGGTCTCGGCCGGTCGCTGCGCTCGCAGGTGCTCACGATCCGCGAAAACGACTACGTCGAGGCGTCGCGTACCATGGGCGTCAGCACGCCACAGATCATCCTGAAAGACATCATTCCGAACCTGATGCCGTACGTGACGGTCAATTTCGTGTTCGCCGCACGGTACGTCATGTTCGCATCGGTGGGGCTGTACTTCCTCGGTGTGTTACCCTACTCGACGCAGAACTGGGGCGTCACCCTCAACTTCGCGTACAGCGGTGGCGCGCTCTTTTCGTTGAGTGCGGCCCACTGGCTGCTGGCACCGATGGCCGCGATCATGGGACTCTCGCTGGGTCTGATCCTCCTCGGACAGGGGCTGGATCGGGTCTTCAACCCACGCGTCCGCACTCGGATGGCCGGCGAATCGAACTCGACGGCGTCGGACGACGACGCCGACGTGACGGAGGTGCTCTAGCGTGACACCGGACATGGCAACGCGACGGCAGGGCGATCCAACGGCAGCGAATGACCCGGTCATCGAGATGCACAACGCCAGGGTCACGTACGACGACGGCGAGACGTTCGTGTTGGACGACGTGAGTATGGCCATCGAGCGCAGCGAAGTGGTCGGTGTCGTCGGCGAGAGCGGGAGCGGGAAGTCGATGTTCGCGTCGGCGATGCTCGACGCGATTCCCGACCCCGGGCGGCTCTCCGGCGACATCCGATATCACAAGGCCGACGGGACGACCATCGACGTCTTAGAGCTCGATCAGGAGGAACTCCGACAGTTCCGCTGGGAGGAGGTCGCGATGGTGTTCCAGGGTGCGATGAGTTCGTTCAACCCGACGATGAAGGTCGAGGGCCACTTCCGCGAGACGCTGAAGGCCCACGACACACACGTGACCGAGGGGATGGAGTTCGCTCGCGAACTGCTGACGGATCTGTATCTCGATCCCGAGCGAGTCCTCGACTCGTACCCCCACGAACTCTCGGGCGGGATGCAACAGCGCGCACTCATCGCGCTCTCGCTCGTCCTCGAACCGAACGTCCTCGTGATGGACGAGCCGACGGCCGCCCTGGACCTGCTGATGCAGCGGTCGATCCTGATGCTCCTCCAGGAGCTACAGGAGAAGTACGATCTCACGATGGTGTTCATCACGCACGACCTGCCGCTGGTCGCGGCACTGGCCGACCGGATGGCCGTGATGTACGCCTTCAGCCTCATCGAGGTCGCACCGCGTGATCAGCTCGTCGGCAACTCCGGACACCCGTATACGCGCGCGTTGCTCAACTCGACACCGAACCTCGACGCCCCGCTCGAAGAGATGCGTGCAATCGAAGGGCAGAGCCCGGCACCGGTCAACGTGCCGTCTGGCTGTTCGTACGCACCGCGCTGTCCGCTCGCGACCGACGAGTGTCGCGCCGACGACCCCGGCTTCTACGACAGCGGCTCCGAACACAGCACAGCCTGTCACCACTGGGAACAGGCGCGTGAAACCATCGACCTGAACTTCGAGGCCGGCGACGGCGATTCGACCGGAAGCGACACGGAGACCGAATCATGAGCCAGACCGACCACGTTGCCGACACGGCAACACAGACAGATTCCGACGAACCGCTGATCGCACTGGAGAACGCCGAAGTCCACTTCGAGAAAGAACAGGGGATGCTCGACTTCTTCGAGGACCCCGAGATCGTCAAAGCGGTCGACGGCATCTCGCTGGACATCGAAGAGAACGACGTGCTCGCGCTCGTCGGCGAGAGCGGGTGTGGGAAATCCACGCTCGGGAAGGCCACCATCGGGCTGCAGCGTCCGACCGCCGGGACCGTCCGCTATCGTGGACAGGACATCTGGGCGGCGAAGGACGGCCGCGGCGACGTCGATATCCCGTTCGACGAGATTCGCTCGTCGCTCCAGATCATCCATCAGGACCCGGGCAGTTCGCTGAACCCGAACCAGCGCATCCTCGAGATACTGTCACGGCCGATCAGTCTGACCCATCCAAACGCCGGTCGAGCCGAACGACGCGAGCGGATCTACTCGCTGCTCGAACGCGTCGGGATGAACCCGGCTCCGGACTTCGCCGACCGCTATCCCCACCAGCTCAGCGGTGGGGAGCAACAGCGCGTGGCACTCTCGCGTGCGCTCCTGATGAATCCGGACCTGATCCTCGCCGACGAGGCCATCAGCGCGCTGGACGTGTCGCTTCGCGTCGAGATGATGGACCTGATGCTGGATCTGCAAGACGACTTCGACACGTCGTTCGTGTTCATCTCACACGACCTCTCGAACGCCCGCTACTTCGCGGAACACGGGAACGGACGGATCGGCGTGATGTATCTCGGTGAAATCGTCGAACTCGGACCGGCCGAACAGCTGATAGAGGAGCCAGCCCATCCCTACACGAACGTCCTGCGCTGGGCGACGCCGGACCTCTCGCTCGACGCCGCTGGCGCGAGCGAACCGCCGATGCGGAAGATCGACATCCCAGACCCGGTGAATCCGCCGAGCGGCTGCCGGTTTCACACGCGCTGTCCGGAAGCACGAGAGGCGTGTCGCGAGTCACAGCCGGCACTCACGGGAGAGCCAGCGGCACACCGCACCGCGTGTTTCCGCAGCCAACCGGACCACGAGTACTGGGACAGCGCTCCGCTGGAAGACTGACCGCTCGACGGTTCGGATTCCGATTACCGTCCGTCGGTCGCGGGACAGGGTGATCGATACGACAGCACCCGGAACGGTCGCCACCGATCGCGACGTGGTGGCGTCGTCGCCCGGCGACGCTGACCGAGACGTTAATGAACGTTCGGCCAGATGCGGAACGTATGGCATTCAGAGAGATCGTTATGGACGCCGCCTGCGAGCAGCGGAACCAGATCCCGCTGTTGCTCGCGGTCGTCATCGTGGTCGGACTGCTACTGGCGTTCTCGTTTCTGTTTCTCCAGCCAGGTAGCGCGGCGTACGTCATCGCGCTCGTAGATCTGCTACTCGTGGTCGGCTGTCTTGTCGTCTTCGGTGGCACGTACTGGTATTGTACGAAACGAGCGATGGAGAACTGACCGAGCTACGCATCGAGAAACGCGGCCGTCTCCTCGGCGAACGCTGCGATGTTGTCGTCAGTTTCGCTCGCCGCGGTATCCCTGAGCACGTCGGCGTACCGAGGCTCGTCGAGGAACCCCAGCGTTCGGATCGCCCGTGCTCTGATGGTCGGCACTTCCGCGTCGAGACACGCCACGACGGCGTCACCGACTGGTTCGACCGACGACGGACTCTCTCGCCCGAGTGAGCCGAGGACGTCGAGTGCTGCCCCGCGCACGACGAGGTCCTCGGCAGTCGTGAGGTCGGCGACGGCTTCGACGTGCGCAGCAATCGCCGAGGGCGCTTCGTCGGCCACCGCGACGGTGACGTTGGCGAGAATCTGGCGGGCGACTCGCTCGTGTTGCTGTTCGTCCCGTTCGTGCTGTCGGATCGTTCTGCTGGTGATCTGGTCGGAGACAGTGCCCGCGATCGAGTGATCGCCGTCGCCGTGGGCGGGTGGCCTATCGAGAGCATCGAGCAGGGCTCCGACGATCGGTGTACAGTGAGCCGGCTGCTGTGTCGCGACTGTCGCGAGCAGCTGTGCGCCCGCCAGCCGGACACCGCCGAGATCAGCGTCGGCAAGGGTCGCTACGACATCGAGCACGTCGGTGACCGCGTCCGCGTCGGTCGTCGCGATCTCGGCGAGCGCGGATGTAGCAGTCTGGACGACACCGGGGTTCTCGTCGGTCAGTGCCTGCCCGAGATCGTCGACGAGCGGTCGAACGGCGTCGATGTCGTCTGCTGCGAGCATCTCGCAGGCGCGCGCACCACGCTGGCGGACGGCCGCAGCGTCGGCGTCGAGTGCATCACGAATCGCGACCCGCTCGACCGAGTCGAGGGAGCCATCGCCCAGTACCACCGCTTCCAGAGAGCTTCGACCGGTACCGCTCATACTGAAAACCTTTCGACCCGATGGCGCAAATACGTACCGGTACGACGCGATGGCACGCGGCTGTCGCCACGAGACAGAACGTCGGCGATGGTTCGACCGGGTCCGGAAACGTCTCGACGTGAAACGTCCCGCCGACGGCATGACGAGCGGACAGCTCCGCCGATCGCTCTCTTTGCCGCCACTGATCTCGGTCGTGATCGCCTCGTCGTCGACAAGATCTGAGTTGGTCGATAACGTGTGCCTCCGAACAAGCATACAGTATCATACAGGACATTATTTCATCCACTAAAATATTCAAAGGCAGTACGTGGCACTTCCGAAGAGGTAATTATACTGTAATGTATCCGCAGTAATAACAGATTTCGATGATGAGTTCTCACAGTCGCGGATCGAGTGTCCGACAAACGGAAGAGAATAACAGAAGTACAGTAGTTAGTCTGTGGGGAACGGGAGTGACACAGATCGATGTTTCTCATTCACAACTGCTGATCGGGGGAGGGATGTCCCAGCAGCTGGTACGTTCGAGGTCACCAGGCGTTTCCAGAAGGCGTATATCACCAGCAGAAAACGAATTTCGCCATCATTTTCCGCATTCTCTATACATATATAGCCATCTGTGTATAATATGTCTCAGATAGACGATCTAATACACAAAGTGCGCCAAATTCTCGCATACTTGTATGCGCTTCTCTATATCTTTTTCATAGATGAGTCATTCAGCCTGTTTAGTGTGTATATTTAGCACTCAAGGCGAAAATATGAATCGGTCGTGGCCCATTTGAGATCGAGTGTCGTCCAGTTCGGTGACAGCCAGTGGTCGTTCAGAGATTGCAAACAGTACCGCAAGTCCATCGACCGTGGTCACTGTGTGAGTCTCCCAGCGGTGAGTCGAACGATGAACTCCCGAGAAGGGGACAGTATCACGAGACTAGTTCGTGTCTGTCCCCAATCCAGTGATCGGTTTGAAATTCGAAATCGAGATCTCTGGTAGGCGTCTCTCGCTGAATGTTTCTCATCCTGAAATGCCCGTCTCAGTTGGAAGACATCGGAAACCGTCACCTATTCAACGTCCCGTGTTGTTACCCGACTACTATGGGTCTGTCACCAGACGGGAGAGTCGAACAGACGGATATCTATCGCGAGCTCGGGGTCCGGGAGGTCGTCAACGCCGCCGGGACGAAGACACGGATCGGGGGCAGCCTGATTCGGGAAGAAGCACTCGAAGCGATGAACAGCGCGGCCGAGGGGTTCGTCGAACTCGGCGACCTGCAGGCGCGAGCCAGCGAACTGATCCGCGATGTCACCGGGGCCGAAGCGGGATACGTCACCTCGGGTGCCGACGCGGGCCTGCTGCTCGGCGCAGCGGCCGCCATCGCCGGCTCGGACGTACAGGCGATGGATCGCCTCCCAGACACCGACGGGCTGGCCGACGAGATCGTCATGCCCCGGACCCACCGGACGGGCTACGACCACGCGCTCCGGGCCGCGGGCGCGACGATCGTCGACGTGGGGACCAACGACTTCCACCTCGGGACTGGCGCGACCAACGTCGAGCCGTGGGAGATCGAGCGCGCCATCGGCGAGGACACCGCCGCCGTCGGCTACGTCCAGAAGAGCTACACCCAGCCCGACCTCGAGACGGTCGTCGAGATCGCCCACGACCACGACGTGCCGGTGATCGTCGACGCCGCCGCGGAGGTCCCGCCGATCGACAACCTCGAACGGTTCGTCGAGACCGGCGCGGACCTCGTCGTGTTCAGCGGCGGGAAGGCCATCCGCGGCCCCCAGACCACCGGGATCGTTGCCGGCCGACAGGATCTCATCCAGTCGATCGCGCTCCAGCACCTCGACATGCACGTCGCTCGCGAGGCGTGGGAGCCGCCCCGCGAGCTGATCGATCCCGACAGCGTCGACGGCGTCCCGCGTCAGGGGATCGGTCGTCCGATGAAAGTCGGGAAAGAGGAGCTGGCCGGACTGATCCGCGCGCTGGAAGTGTTCGTCGACCTCGACTACCAGGCGCTCAGCGACGAGTGGCAGCGCCAGGCCGAACGCGCTGCCGACGGGCTCGCCGACGAAAAACACCTGACGGCGACCGTCACCGGCGGCGAAGGCGAGAACGTCTCGCCGGTCGTCGAGGTCACCCTCGACGAGACGCTGTCGGCGGTCGAACTCGTCCGGGCGCTCCGAGACGAGGACCCGCGCGTCTACGTCGGCGCGGACGGGATGGGCGACAACGAGATCGCGATCAACCCGATGTGTCTCGACGACGAGGAACTCGACTACGTCGTCGAACGGATCCGCGATAATCTGTAGGCGGCCGTCCGCCACGCTCGCGATCACCCGCACTTATTGTCGAGCCACACGAGCGGTCCCACATGGAAATCACGGACTACGAGCTGTACGGGGTACCGCCGCGGTGGCTGTTCCTGCGTCTGGAGACGGACGAGGGGGTCACCGGCTGGGGAGAGCCAGTCGTCGAGGGCCGAGCCGAGACCGTCAGGGCAGCCGTCGAGGAGATCATGGACTCGTACCTGCTGGGGAAAGACCCACGTCGCATCGAGGACCACTGGCAGGCGATGTATCGGGGGAGCTTCTACCGGGGCGGTCCGATCCTGATGAGCGCCATCGCTGGGATCGATCAGGCGCTGTGGGACATCAAGGGCAAGCAGTACGGGCTGCCGGTCCACGAACTGCTGGGCGGGCGCAGCCGAGACAAGATCAGAGTGTACCAGTGGGTCGGCGGCAACCGACCCGAGGAGCTGGCCGACGAGGCCGACCAGCTGGTCGACGCCGGCTACACGGCGCTGAAGATGGACGCGACCCACCAGATGCGCCACATCGAGTCACGGGAGACGATCGAGGAGATCGTCGATCGCGTCGAGCACGTCCGCGAGGCGGTCGGCGATCACATCGACATCGGCGTCGACTTCCGCGGGCGCGTCTCGAAGTCGATGGCGAAGACGCTGACCCACCGTCTCAGCGATCTCGGTCTGATGTTCATCGAGGAGCCGGTGTTGCCCGAGAACGTCGAGCACCTGCCGGCGATCGCCGCACAGACCCGCGCCCCGATCGCCGCGGGCGAACGGCTCTACTCCCGGTGGGACTTCAAACGGCTGTTCGAGACGGGAGCCATCGACGTGATCCAGCCGGACGTGTCCCACGCAGGCGGGATCTCCGAGATGGTCAAGATCGCCAACACCGCCGAGACCCACGACGTGGCCGTCGCACCAAACTGCCCGCTGGGCCCGATCGCGCTGGCGGCCTCGCTACAGGTCGACACCTACGTCCCGAACTTCTTCGTGCAGGACCACGGCTTCGACATCCACCTCCCCGCGTCCGATCGGACCCACCAGTACGTCACGGACGATCCGTTCGTGTTCGACGACGGCTACGTCGAGGTGTTGGACGATCCTGGACTGGGAGTCAACATCGATCGATCGCTCGTCGAGGAGCGTGCCGAGGCCAACGTCGACTGGCACAATCCAATATGGCGACACGAAGACGGGAGTATCGCCGACTGGTAACGTGAACACTTATCACGCTTAGGCAGTAATGTGTCCGTATGGCTACGGGGGACACCGGAGGGACATTGACCGCGCTAGGCAAGACGTTCAGGATTGTCGAATACATGACCGAGACGGAC
Above is a genomic segment from Halomicrobium sp. LC1Hm containing:
- a CDS encoding glycoside hydrolase family 3 N-terminal domain-containing protein — its product is MQSSDKQPLFRDATVPTARRVADLLDRMTLEEKVGQLVGTWAGHLDEFKDVDDVAEEITEHGIGAVASFGWGGAVDMRLDDIVENVNRLQDVALSETRLGIPLLFNVDAVHGHAYVAEGTAFPNGLGAAATWDTAAVERGASITATEVRRSGAHQNYSPTCDVARDPRWGRTFETFGESPYLCGKLAAAKVRGYQGDGIEDPSSVIATAKHFPAYSEPARGEDAAPVEVSEYLLRNVFLPSFLDALDEDVESVMPSYNGIDGEPAHGSRRYLTDLLRGKLGFEGTVVSDWGGVTMLDEDHKITSDHRESVRQTREAGLDIASVDSVAHAEHLVSLVEDGHVAEAVVDESVERLLEQKFRLGLFEDPFVDPDEAREVVGADAHRQASLDVARDSMTLLQNDAVLPLDDDADVLVAGPNADDVVHQLGGWSVPDPEGTDVVTIRDGIETLSSGTVVYEQGATMNDTLDVDAAAEAAADADVAVVAVGEPWYLHEFGPSVDTGTEPDEFPNRQTLHLPDAQRDLVEAIHETGTPVVGVLVTGRPLVVDWMVEHVPAILMAYYPGTMGGRAVAETLFGANDPGGRLPISVPKSEGHLQTRFNHFPHPTPIGQDEHLSSYDPLFEFGHGISYADFEYGDVTLTKPTIGPHETTTVRVPVANVSDRPGTDVVQAYVTDHASSRITPVRELRGFERVSLDGGEAATVEIELSATELGRIDRDGLRQSDAGAYSVHVGEHTVELAVETTYD
- a CDS encoding ABC transporter substrate-binding protein — translated: MSNATDDYSDLISRRQFVELTGVSGVAALAGCGANSSDSATESGDSSTTDGDDDSPTDSTGGTNVTDATLTGATNNGVPSNLHLNPMATQNYDWTAGNHLFERFAAYNFTTQEFEMAGLESWSFEGETVTLTLREGLTWDTGEPVTAGDVITQFRLMKKTEETLWDFAESVEEGEDDKTVVITLQEPSNPEIIKHTLANGDLRIHGYQPVFDEFLDQDAAAIQQFEWEEDIHGNGPFSLESKNDQAWTLSRNDSFHAAENINFSTYELLSRQDNTALQQGLMGGELDVVTSLFAPPTIVANFPDHVEEVTLPAKWGYGIVFNHDDPDFGKRPVRQAVAHIINRQQIADNAGPRTKNPAPKVTGIAPSDQESWLGDAYDSFESYGMDATQSEAAATLLRDAGYSKSDGTWRDEDGNTLGGSYVTPAGWTDWTTATNTVVDQLNSFGFDFEVNSLPNSDYFSTYINSDFTMGALYWMPGGARSAFPYFPLRWQLNIPDIDGGHNFADGEHTVPAMDGSGEMTLNPLEEISSVATMQDQAQVDEAIKRVAWHHNQNLPVLGLVEKLDQSWLTDAEWNVVSRSDDARGVKWPSHWLPKQGKLSATEQ
- a CDS encoding ABC transporter permease; the encoded protein is MVNYYVRRTARVFVTVFMVASLTFGLIRLLPGGPFTLLRAQLLRQGVPADEVDSRIANLQNIRPDAPLWQQYIDYMLALVQGNLGESISLNEPVVSVLASSAPWTVFVVLVSTILVFAVGIFLGALQAYWEGSRFDQLFSGVSITLMSIPFYVVAVMALYVFSYQLGWLPTAGTVGNGVERQLSVPFVVSALEHSVLPIFSYTLGAIGGQALAMRGNSIQVLGNDYVQVARLRGLSDRRIATRYVARNAILPMYTGFLLLLGFRLGGTVILEQIFSYTGLGYYLISALNANDYPLMMGTFLVITVALILGVYVADLTYSKIDPRISAGDSDEAY
- a CDS encoding ABC transporter permease, which codes for MKHTETDSTDWRSESASASDVTTSERAREVYEERIRTPLLVAWADWRTRIGSIIIGVYLLMTGVAVLGLWREPATSQAPRYLMLFENLNYPLGTTASGTDLAALIIHSTPDILLMITAGAVWATVVAVAIGTVAGYKGGRVDRLLMSFSDLVMAIPGLPLVIILAVTLNPENPILLGVIINISYWAGLGRSLRSQVLTIRENDYVEASRTMGVSTPQIILKDIIPNLMPYVTVNFVFAARYVMFASVGLYFLGVLPYSTQNWGVTLNFAYSGGALFSLSAAHWLLAPMAAIMGLSLGLILLGQGLDRVFNPRVRTRMAGESNSTASDDDADVTEVL
- a CDS encoding ABC transporter ATP-binding protein; the encoded protein is MATRRQGDPTAANDPVIEMHNARVTYDDGETFVLDDVSMAIERSEVVGVVGESGSGKSMFASAMLDAIPDPGRLSGDIRYHKADGTTIDVLELDQEELRQFRWEEVAMVFQGAMSSFNPTMKVEGHFRETLKAHDTHVTEGMEFARELLTDLYLDPERVLDSYPHELSGGMQQRALIALSLVLEPNVLVMDEPTAALDLLMQRSILMLLQELQEKYDLTMVFITHDLPLVAALADRMAVMYAFSLIEVAPRDQLVGNSGHPYTRALLNSTPNLDAPLEEMRAIEGQSPAPVNVPSGCSYAPRCPLATDECRADDPGFYDSGSEHSTACHHWEQARETIDLNFEAGDGDSTGSDTETES